The DNA region caaaaaatcccatttggccccaaaaacgtatcactttccaactcatgccaaagggccacggagtcggtacgagagcgttaccatcccgcccactcctgttgtcgcccagcgacaacccaggggacatcactcagtatctTACGCTTCTtagtgaacagaggagctccaccgagataataccccatctcggcttggggtcgtgatacacacgcacccgaaaatccatttacgccaataaaacgggattttctcaattaaataaaatgcacgtgcatgcaccatgtaaatgcaaccacaaggcacaaaccaaccaaccaatcacaaattaacaatccaagcaactccatcctcaatccatccgacccccgaactcctcagactcagttcggaatcaaccaaccagtagtcaaataattattgtaagagcaaaaatatatttaaatctaaaggtagagtttggaaaatacttacagtgctatacggtattttttgaaagctcgcggcgttgcaaacggcagagaaaaagcaacgtaacaatgtattttacactgaggtcgtgggtaataaattacccactttccaacagggacaaaccaagacacgaaattgatagggaatggccttgagatgtttatgaagctaaaggaagtgagttttggctgtgggtggcgtgtaaatgggtgggttaggtcggcaagaggtagaggaacaagttgtgaagaggtggtggctggaggtgcagcgacggcgccggaaacggcaaaaagccgtgcggcttagagGTGCTCTAGGTGGTGATCGGCCGGCCGGATGGAGCTGGAAATTGGTGGAGGTGACCACCGACTgcaggggaagattttggtgggggtggtgccaGCCACGTCGTCGGCGAGCGGCAGGTCTGGGCGGTGAAGGCTAACGGCGACGGGAAGAGGGAAGGAGGGGTGTTTGGGcgtgcggggagagagaagaagaaagaagaagacgaaaaaagaaaaagaaagaaaaggaaaaagaaaatgaaaaaaagagaaaagaaaaagaaaagatgaggggaaagaaatgaggtcctgTCATCACTCAGGAAACCAAAAActaatccgccgaaaacgattttaaaaacataaaacgactaaaataaaaaacacactacatcaaattaaataaaaatcaatttaaaatgcaataatttaaaataagagaactactatattaattaaattaaaaacacccctttagtgaaaatacacgtaaaactGGGTCATTACATAGGATGTAGTccaattcgttgcaatgcacaaagaggtgcacctaggcaacgattggcgatgactttggcgttggaatgactttccttgtattgaaatctgGTGGAttaagtctaatcatctaattcactccaagaatgatggcaaacaaaacaataagagcaataacgcccatatgaaaaaagagagagaattaaaaatgaaattaagttcggaagatggtttaaagatgaataatcacttgtaattgattaatgcccttacttctagttacaagcttaaccaaagctagattaggggcttatggcacatcttgggcttgagggaaaccaatggtatggcatatgtgggctacaattggaagaatgaaagaaaagaaggggttTCTTCATTTCAATACGTCctatgctagaactgagttacgatcATTAAGGTGTGATATTTTGGTGATATTTCCCgtgaaaaaatggtgtaaacagcataggctagagtccgattagttgcaatgcgcataaaggtgcacctaggtgtgGAGGATCAGTAAACAGGCTGTTTTTCATGAGTGTGGATCAAATGTCTTCACTGTGACATTTGCTACACAGGCAGATAAGGAGAAGGTCTTATCGGGAAAACCATGGTTGTTTGACAATGGTTTGTTTGCTCTTAAGTTGTTTGATGAGTTGAAGCAACCAAAATTGATAAGGTTTGATTATGAAGAATTCTGGGTGCAACTTCATAACCTGCCCTTTGCATTCATGAATAGTGTATGGGGAGAAGATAGGGAGGACAATTGGGAGAGTTCTGGAAGTTGATGTCCCGAGTGATGGGATAGGGTGGGGCAGATTCCTGAGAATAAAGATTGAGTTGAATTTATACCAAACTCTGGCAAGAGGGAGGATGATTAGTGTGCAAGGAGAACAGGTGTGGATCCCTATCAAGTATGAAAAATTGCCAAAGGTTTGTTTTATGTGTGGTTTCTTAGTCCATGCAGATGGAGGGTGTAGATCACAAAGTGAATCTTTGTCTCAGCATGCTGAAAAGATCCAGCAATTTGGTTCATGGCTTCGTGCCTCTCCTTCCTTTATCAGAAGAAGCTATTCCAGTGGGAGGTCTAGTAATGGTGATGGTGAGAGGTGGAAGAAAGGTCTAGTGGAAGGTGGGGGATCTGACTCTGATTCGGCTAACCATGCAGGCGACAATCAAGGATCTCAtccaatttcaaatttaaatttggaTAAGGATGAGAGTGTGGAGTTTGTTGCTTGTTCATACCTTCAAGATTTGGATAAGAGGGAAGTTATAACTGAAAAAGGGAGGGATCTACATAAAGGAAGGGGAAGGAGTGTTCAAATTTACAGCATCCGATAAGGATGGAAGAGACAGTTAGGGAATCAGTTAAACAGAATCAAATGTGTCACGAGGAGGATATACATAGGAAAGGAGAGTTGGGATCGAGCATGGGCCTGGGTCTGGATACAAACCCAATTATGGGGGCccaattttttaatgaattggcTAAGGAGAGTCCAAATCTGTTGGGTATGGCTAATAATGAGATTCAGCCTGGGTTAAGTGCTGAAGTAATAAGCCAGACCAGTGATAGAAGGCCTATGATTACTAGAGGAAGGTGGAAAAAACGTGCTAGGGGGAAAGCTATGGACAGTAACATTTTGGCCTCAGACATGATGCAGAAAAGAGGTTTAGTTGATGAAGAGGATGGTGGTGGGAAAGAAGCaagtagaaaaagaataaaaattaacaagGAGGGGGCCTTCATTGGTGCAAAGTTGAACTTGGTGGCGGCTGCTGAGCAACGCCACCAAGAGCAATGGAAATCTTAAGCTGGAACTGCAGGGGGCTTGGTAACCCCCGTGCAGTTCATGACCTTCACAATCTTGTGAAGGATAAGGGACCAGACTTGGTTTTCTTGATGGACACCAAGTTAGAAGCATATAGATGGGAATTCTTTAAGAGGAAATTGCATTATGAGGGATGTTTTGTAGTTAATCCGTTAGGAAGAAGTGGAGGTTTGGCTTTACTATGGAAGATGGAAACTGATGTGATAATTCAATCCTATACTAGATTTCATATTAATGCAATAATTAAGGCAGACAAGGACGACATGGAGTGGCAGTTTACTGGATTCTATGGACATCCAGAGGTGAGTAAGAGGCAAGTGTCATGGGATATTTTATTGTCATTAAAGCCTTCTAATCCTATGGCTTGGATTGTTTGTGGAGACTTCAATGAAATATTAGCTCAAGATGAGAAGAGAGGAGGGAACCTGTGATGTGAATCTCAGATGCATAAATTTAGACATGTGGTAGATATGGGGGGATTGTTTGACTTAGGATGGTCGAATTCCAAGTTTAACTGGTGCAATAGACACAAGGATGACACTTTTACTATAGAGAGACTGGACAGAGGCTTAGCAAACAGTGAATGGTTGGGGTGTTTCAACTCAATCAGAGTGGAAACTCTGGTGGCAAGAAGCTCGGATCATAGAGCTTTGTTCTTTTCAACTCAAGAGCTACCTGCACAGAGAAGAGGTTGTCATAAGTTTTTCAAGTATGAAGTGGCTTGGGTTCAAGAGGAAgaatgtaaaaatattataagtaatGAATGGATGCAGGAAAGTTCAAATGTTGATCCAATAAGAGAAGTccaacaaaatctaaaaaactATAGAGTATCCTTATCAAGATGGAAGAAATCTCATTTTTCAGACTTGGAAAAGGAGATTAGTCAGAAATCTGCTTTACTTAAAACAAATGCAGGATGATGAAAACCAGTATAATAAGGAGGAGATTGTGAGACTACAAAATGAAGTGGGGGTTTTACTGCAGAAAGAGGATCTTAAATGGAGGCAAAGGGCAAAAAGGCATTGGTAtcaaggggggggggggggggggacagaAATACAaggttctttcatgcatgtgcaacacaaagaaagaaaaagaattttataaaacatatcaGAGATGCAGAGGGTATTCTGAGAAGTGATGAATCTGCTATTGCTAGTGCTTTTAAGGATCATTTTCAGAAGATTTTTTCTACCTCGAATCCAAAGGAAGAAGATATAGATGCTTGTTTGCAAAGTGTGGACACTAAAGTGACAAGAGCAATGAATGATGATCTTATGGCTCCCTTTCAGCAAGAGGAGGTACTGGAAGCACTTCAACAGATGGGGCCTTTCAAATCACCTGGACCAAATGGGTTTGGAGCAGATTTCTACCAACATCACCGGGCAGCAGTGGGCCCTAAAGTTTGTATGGCAGTTCTAAATGTACTAAATGGGGTGATATGCCAAGTGAGTTGCAATTTACAAATATTGTGCTTATTCCTAAAGTAGATGTTCCTCTTTCTGTTAATGAGTTTAGACCAATTTCTTTATGCAATGTTTTGTATAAGCTCACAGCAAAAGTTCTAGCAAATAGGCTTAAGCATGTATTACCTTTTATAATATCTACGCtgcaaagtgcttttgttctaGGTAGATCAATTATGGACAATGTGATGGTGGCCTATGAGAGTCTTCATGCCATGAAAGCAAGACAAAGAGGACGAGAAGGAAGCATGGCTCTAAAGCTAGATATGtcaaaggcatatgatagaataGAGTGGACTTTTTTGAGGTCCATCATGAAGAAGCTGGGTTTCTGTGATAAATGGAAccaattgattttgaagtgtGTAGAATCGGTTAGATATTCAGTTGTGGTGAATGGAAAGGTAGGTGATACTTTCATGCCCACTCGAGGACTAAGGCAAGGTGACCCTTTGTCACCTTACCTGTTTATCCTATGTGCTGAGGGACTTAGTTCCATGTTGAGTGATGCTGCTGCTAAAGGGAGTATAAAAGGGGTTGCTGCTATAAGAGGTGGGACCAGAATCAATCATCTCctctttgctgatgattgtGTGATCTTTAGCAAGGCAAGTAAAGAAGAGTGGTTGACGATACATGATCTTTTGCTGCTATATGAAGTTTCCTCAGGCCAAAAGCTGAATAGACAGAAGACTACAATCTTGTTTAGTTCCAATACCAGTGAGATTATAAAAGGGGAAGTTGTAGCCGTGGCTAGTGATGTTATTTGTGGTGACTATGGtaaatatcttggtcttccaaCTATGATTGGAAGATCAAAGTATGAAACATtcagaaatataaaagaaaggtTGTGGAGGAGGATTAGAAGCTGGAAAAACTCATTTTTGTCCAGTGCTGGTCGAGAGGTGTTAATTAAGGCAGTGTTATAGTCCATTCCTACTTACACAATGAATGTGTTTAGATTTCCAAGGAAGTTGTGTAATGAGATCAATTCTATTATTGCAAGTTTTTTGTGGAGTGGTAAAAAAGATAGTAGGGGTATTCATTGGAAGAGTTGGGATAAAAtgggagaaaataaaaaggaaggtGGGATGGGGTTTAGAGATATTGATGTTTTTAATAAGGCTATGTTAGCCAAATAAGGGTGGATGTTACAAATAAAGTGTGATTCTTTGGTTGCAAAGATTTTTAAGGAAAAGTATTTTAGAAAATGTCAGTTTATTGATGCAAAGATTGGATATAAGCCCTCTTTTATGTGAAGGAGTTTGTTAGCTGCACAAGATTTGGTGAAAGCAGGTATGGTTTGGAGAGTGGGTAATGGGAAGAGCATCTCTATTTGGAAGGATAAGTGGCTACATAATGGCtcagattttaaaattagatcACCTATTCATACTCTATCTACAGACTCGAAGGTAAGCTCTCTTATCTTTGAGGATTTGCATTGCTGGAATGAGAGCTTGGTAGGGGATGTGTTCAGCAGGGAGGAGGCAACTCAGATTTGCAGTATACCCTTAAGTTGGCAGGGGGGAGGATGAAATGATGTGGGGCTTTACCAAGGATGGTAGGTTTTCTGTGAGAAGTGCCTATCATTTAGGCAAGGCCTTGGGAAAATCTATGGTCtgggaatgctctaataaaGAAGTTCAGAAGCAAATTTGGGAAGGGGTTTGGAGACTAAATGTACCTAATCCTACAAAGCAGTTTGTGTGGAAGGCTTTGAAGAGCATATTACCAACAAGGCAGAATCTAGTGcagagaaaaataattgaagatgcTACATGCCAGATCTGTCAAAGGggtgaagaaacaatatgccatGTCCTATGGTCATGTCCAGCTACAAGTGATGTATGGGCAGAGAATGGGAGTGGTCTTCAGAAATGGCCTAGTGAAGAAAAAGACTTTTATGTGCTATGGTTTGAAATGCAAACCAAATTGCAGCAGAGTAAATTAGAGGAAGTTTCTATGATACTGAGAGGACTATGGACTAGGAGAAACATGATGATTTTTGAAAGTAAGTTTGACAGTCCACGAAAAGTGCTTAATGCAGCAATGACTAGTCTTCAAAGCTTTCAAGAAGCTCGTGCTGCACTAAACAATCTGAAGGGGTCTCATGTTTAGACAAGAAAGAACATCAAATGGAAGCCACCAGATGAGGGTCTTTCTAAGGTAAAGTTTGATGCGGCTATAGATAAGAACAATTTTAAATTGGGCTTGGGTATAGTGGCAAGGAACCATGTGGGGGAGGTTCTATTTACCTTCAGTTCTGCTAAATAGTTTAGTGGCAACTCTGATCTAGCTGAAGCAGCTGCTCTTTGGAGAGCTATGGAGCTTGTTTTGGAGCTTGATGTCAGGTGGGTGGTGTTTGAGGGAGATGCTGACAAAGTGATTAAAGGGGTAACAGAGGTAGGGGGCAATTATGCATGGATGGAGCAGCAGTATGCCAATATACGTGGTAGGCTGTCACTGAGGCTAGACTGGTCGGTGAGTTTCATTCATAGAGAAGGCAACTGTGTTGCCCACGCATTAGCCAAGAGAGCATTGAGTATGGAAGGGGAGTGGTGCTGGATTGAGGATGGACCTTCAGAAATTACTAGTATAATTGCTAGAGAAATGTCTTGTAGCAATGAAGGGAGTCAAATGAGTGATTGTCTTTAGAGAGTTTAAGTGAGTGTTGCTATTTTGTAACacattttatgaatgaatggaaaG from Carya illinoinensis cultivar Pawnee chromosome 6, C.illinoinensisPawnee_v1, whole genome shotgun sequence includes:
- the LOC122312645 gene encoding uncharacterized protein LOC122312645, whose protein sequence is MWGFTKDGRFSVRSAYHLGKALGKSMVWECSNKEVQKQIWEGVWRLNVPNPTKQFVWKALKSILPTRQNLVQRKIIEDATCQICQRGEETICHVLWSCPATSDVWAENGSGLQKWPSEEKDFYVLWFEMQTKLQQSKLEEVSMILRGLWTRRNMMIFESKFDSPRKVLNAAMTSLQSFQEARAALNNLKGSHFSGNSDLAEAAALWRAMELVLELDVRWVVFEGDADKVIKGVTEVGGNYAWMEQQYANIRGRLSLRLDWSVSFIHREGNCVAHALAKRALSMEGEWCWIEDGPSEITSIIAREMSCSNEGSQMSDCL